The following are encoded together in the Coffea arabica cultivar ET-39 chromosome 1c, Coffea Arabica ET-39 HiFi, whole genome shotgun sequence genome:
- the LOC113732001 gene encoding uncharacterized protein isoform X5, translating to MAFLLVEELAIVFFCIGKYSDEPSPADEWFEQGKIVKAHPVGGTGDKAKDPIFGLAMGGGSQTSSDLFRWFCVDSGSADNHPIVLIHGFPSQAYSYRKVLPILSKKYHAIAFDWLGFGFSDKPQPRYGFDYTLDGTCIQNPGRKSLIFVLTKKLNLVTLKMDSVCSNYCMPCMVAEYTTSLESIIDETTKGKATLVVQGYFSPVVVKYASSRQEKITDLILLNPPLTAKHANLPSTLSIFSNFLLGEIFSQDPLRASDKALTSCGPYVIKEDVAMVYRRPYLTSGSAGFALNAISRAMKKELKPYIEEMRRILMDENWQVNTTIIWGERDRWLSYNGVEEFCIESKHRLIRLPMAGHHVQEDSGEEVAQLIAQVVGR from the exons GAATTGGCTATTGTTTTCTTCTGCATAGGAAAATATTCGGATGAGCCAAGTCCAGCTGATGAATGGTTCGAgcaaggaaagatt GTAAAAGCACATCCTGTTGGGGGTACTGGTGACAAGGCCAAGGATCCCATCTTTGGTCTTGCAATGGGAGGTGGTTCACAAACCTCATCTGATCTTTTCAG ATGGTTTTGCGTTGACAGCGGAAGTGCTGACAATCATCCCATTGTGTTAATTCATGGTTTTCCTTCACAG GCATATTCCTACCGCAAAGTCCTTCCAATACTTTCAAAGAAATATCATGCTATTGCATTTGATTGGCTTG GATTTGGATTTTCTGATAAGCCCCAACCTAGATATGGTTTTGACTACACTCTGGATGGTACTTGCATTCAGAACCCAGGGAGAAAATCACTTATTTTTGTCCTTACAAAGAAATTGAACTTGGTAACATTGAAGATGGATTCTGTCTGCTCAAACTATTGTATGCCTTGTATGGTTGCAGAATATACGACATCCTTGGAATCTATTATAGATGAAACCACCAAGGGTAAAGCCACACTAGTTGTCCAG GGCTACTTTTCGCCTGTTGTGGTCAAATATGCTAGCAGTCGTCAAGAAAAGATTACTGATCTCATACTTCTCAACCCTCCA CTCACAGCCAAGCATGCCAATCTCCCGTCCACATTATCCATATTCAGCAACTTTCTGTTGGGGGAAATTTTTTCTCAG GATCCTCTAAGAGCCAGTGATAAGGCCCTGACAAGCTGTGGCCCATACGTAATAAAAGAAGACGTCGCAATGGTTTATAGGAGACCTTACCTCACGTCTGGTTCTGCAGGATTTGCACTAAATGCAATTAGCAGGGCCATGAAGAAAGAACTTAAG CCCTACATTGAAGAGATGAGAAGGATACTAATGGACGAAAACTGGCAAGTTAACACAACAATCATTTGGGGCGAACGAGACCGCTGGCTAAGCTACAACGGAGTCGAGGAATTCTGCATAGAATCGAAGCACCGACTTATAAGACTTCCAATG GCAGGGCACCATGTACAGGAGGATAGCGGGGAAGAGGTGGCGCAACTTATTGCTCAAGTTGTTGGCCGGTAA